From Bacteroidales bacterium, the proteins below share one genomic window:
- a CDS encoding ATP-binding protein: protein MGHANVHQLVFTVRDRCRVCYTCVRECPAKAIRIINGQAEVVSERCIGCGNCLAVCSQGAKMLVDLTRHVEEMLLDPEVQVAALVAPSFSAEFTDLPNLMLLPSMLRKLGFKYVFEVAFGADLVAEAYRKLQEEGNQTWISSDCPAVVFYIEQYYPQLVSHLAPVVSPVVAMSRVIRKWHADEGLKLVFIGPCIAKKAESDELDGALTFKEVRSFFEKYNVTPEGLEASQFDEPIGAYGAIFPLIRGLSTAMYPEEHRVERKVIVSSGRKAFKEAIRAFSEGKLEGHHLELLCCEGCMLGPGMSEKNNEYVKQIHIQQYVQQKIKNISLEKWHENKTKALNEIDFKQQFHPMDRRLREPSQSEISQVLLMMGKNHPSDQLNCGACGYDTCHDHAIAVINGFADLEMCLPYALEKLHKSFRELHETNEKLRNARLALKHSEKLAILGQISAGIAHELNNPLGIIMMNSHLLLEEIPDTNPVKNDIQIIAEQAQRCKNIVSGLLNFARKQKVKYQLTNVIQLLEKTSRQLIIPSNVSIVIDSRLQNPEMMIDPDQFLDVFINLYKNAIDAMPNGGEIHVLVEEVGNQVKIHIKDQGIGIPEENRDKLFMPFFTTKEVGKGTGLGLALVYGIVKMHQGKIEINSNADPSKGATFTEFIITLPRLN, encoded by the coding sequence ATGGGGCATGCCAATGTACATCAACTGGTATTTACGGTAAGAGATAGATGTAGGGTATGTTATACCTGTGTTCGAGAATGTCCTGCCAAAGCTATTCGGATCATCAACGGACAAGCTGAAGTGGTGAGCGAGAGATGCATTGGTTGTGGAAATTGTCTTGCGGTTTGTAGCCAAGGAGCTAAGATGCTTGTTGACTTGACTCGGCATGTGGAAGAAATGCTACTAGATCCTGAAGTACAAGTAGCTGCATTGGTTGCCCCTAGCTTTTCAGCAGAATTTACAGATTTACCAAATCTAATGTTGCTGCCATCCATGTTAAGAAAACTCGGATTCAAATATGTTTTTGAAGTTGCATTTGGAGCAGATCTAGTAGCTGAGGCATATAGAAAATTACAAGAAGAAGGAAATCAAACATGGATCTCTTCAGATTGTCCTGCTGTGGTCTTTTATATTGAGCAGTATTATCCGCAATTGGTTTCCCATTTGGCTCCTGTTGTTTCGCCTGTCGTAGCTATGTCAAGGGTTATAAGAAAATGGCATGCCGATGAAGGACTCAAACTTGTTTTTATTGGACCTTGTATTGCCAAAAAGGCTGAGTCTGACGAGCTAGATGGGGCTCTCACATTTAAGGAAGTAAGATCTTTTTTTGAAAAATACAATGTTACACCCGAAGGACTTGAAGCTAGTCAGTTTGATGAACCAATTGGAGCTTATGGTGCCATTTTTCCGCTAATTAGAGGACTTTCTACTGCAATGTACCCTGAGGAACATCGTGTGGAGAGAAAAGTCATTGTTTCGTCGGGAAGAAAAGCTTTCAAGGAAGCTATTAGGGCATTTTCCGAAGGAAAATTAGAAGGACATCATTTGGAACTTTTATGCTGTGAAGGTTGTATGTTGGGACCCGGTATGAGCGAAAAAAATAATGAATATGTTAAACAAATACATATCCAACAATACGTTCAACAAAAGATTAAGAATATTTCTTTGGAAAAATGGCATGAAAATAAAACAAAGGCATTGAATGAAATAGATTTTAAACAGCAATTTCATCCTATGGATCGGCGATTGCGTGAACCTTCACAGAGTGAAATAAGCCAGGTTTTGCTTATGATGGGAAAAAACCATCCTTCCGATCAGTTAAATTGTGGAGCATGTGGCTACGACACATGTCATGATCATGCTATAGCTGTTATTAATGGATTTGCCGATCTAGAGATGTGTTTGCCTTATGCGCTTGAAAAATTGCATAAATCTTTCAGAGAACTCCATGAAACCAATGAGAAATTACGAAATGCCCGCCTTGCTTTAAAACATTCCGAAAAGCTTGCCATACTGGGGCAAATTTCTGCTGGCATAGCTCATGAACTCAACAATCCCCTTGGAATCATTATGATGAACAGTCATTTGTTGCTCGAAGAAATTCCTGATACAAATCCCGTAAAAAACGATATTCAAATTATTGCAGAACAAGCTCAAAGATGTAAGAACATAGTCAGCGGGTTACTTAATTTTGCGCGCAAACAAAAGGTTAAGTATCAGTTGACAAACGTTATTCAGTTGCTTGAGAAGACTTCCAGGCAATTGATAATTCCATCGAACGTTAGCATTGTAATAGATTCTAGGCTTCAAAATCCTGAGATGATGATAGATCCTGATCAATTTTTAGATGTTTTCATCAATCTTTATAAGAACGCTATTGATGCTATGCCTAATGGAGGAGAAATTCATGTGTTGGTTGAGGAGGTGGGAAATCAAGTAAAGATTCACATTAAAGATCAAGGCATAGGTATACCTGAGGAAAATCGTGATAAATTATTTATGCCGTTCTTTACTACCAAGGAGGTAGGCAAAGGAACTGGTTTAGGATTGGCTCTTGTTTATGGTATTGTTAAAATGCACCAAGGTAAAATTGAAATCAATTCAAATGCAGATCCCTCAAAAGGAGCAACTTTTACAGAGTTTATTATCACATTACCAAGATTAAATTAA